A window of the Budorcas taxicolor isolate Tak-1 chromosome 10, Takin1.1, whole genome shotgun sequence genome harbors these coding sequences:
- the LIN52 gene encoding protein lin-52 homolog isoform X3, protein MGWKMASPTDGADLEASLLSFEKLDRASPDLWPEQLPGVAEFAASFKSPITSSPPKWMAEIERDDIDMLKELGSLTTANLMEKVRGLQNLAYQLGLDE, encoded by the exons ATGGGTTGGAAGATGGCGTCTCCCACGGACG GAGCAGATCTAGAAGCATCTTTGCTAAGTTTTGAAAAACTTGACCGGGCTTCACCAGACCTTTGGCCAGAACAAT taccaGGTGTTGCTGAATTTGCAGCTTCCTTCAAAAGT CCTATTACTAGCTCTCCACCCAAATGGATGGCTGAAATAGAACGTGATGACATCGACATGTTGAAAG AACTGGGGAGCCTCACCACAGCTAACTTGATGGAGAAGGTACGAGGCCTTCAGAACCTGGCCTATCAGTTGGGGCTGGATGAGT